The proteins below come from a single Frankiales bacterium genomic window:
- a CDS encoding family 16 glycosylhydrolase: MRPYSGTSATTSSGWSTDSARAADSRPHGTVAVGNRRTPPPWPPGRAHTGGGSFPRPTRQPNRPGEGNRPTTGHHGRVVVTRTRVVVTVLAVAAAALVAVYLLRGSGPGTPAPVSTADLTHPSGLAPTVDKDPRWGAAFVDDFDGSAPDGWYLYAGVPAGGNGGFWAPSHATVASGVLRLRTTRDAGRWVSAGAAHKADGSITYGKVQVRFRMAPAHGVSYALLLWPDSEKAPPYVEFGEDGGGDRTTTSATLHTATGGTGPPHLLGGDFSQWHTLGVEWTPGRLDYTLDGQVWASDIGAGVPTKPMHLVVQTQTWDCGVPDVQCPDATTPATTDLEVDWVTVQPYRGG; this comes from the coding sequence GTGCGTCCGTACAGCGGGACGTCCGCGACGACCAGCAGCGGCTGGAGCACGGACAGCGCGAGAGCGGCCGACAGCAGACCCCACGGGACGGTGGCCGTCGGGAACCGCCGCACTCCGCCTCCGTGGCCTCCGGGTCGTGCCCATACGGGCGGGGGCTCGTTCCCCCGTCCGACACGCCAGCCTAACCGGCCCGGTGAGGGCAACCGACCCACGACCGGGCACCATGGGCGCGTGGTGGTCACGAGGACTCGGGTCGTGGTGACGGTCCTCGCGGTCGCGGCGGCCGCACTGGTCGCCGTGTACCTCCTTCGCGGGTCCGGTCCGGGCACGCCGGCGCCCGTCTCCACGGCGGACCTCACGCACCCGTCGGGCCTCGCCCCCACGGTCGACAAGGACCCGCGCTGGGGCGCGGCGTTCGTCGACGACTTCGACGGCAGCGCCCCCGACGGCTGGTACCTCTACGCCGGCGTGCCGGCGGGCGGCAACGGCGGCTTCTGGGCGCCGTCGCACGCGACGGTCGCCAGCGGCGTCCTGCGCCTGCGCACCACGCGGGACGCGGGCCGCTGGGTCTCGGCCGGCGCGGCGCACAAGGCCGACGGCTCGATCACCTACGGCAAGGTCCAGGTGCGGTTCCGCATGGCGCCCGCGCACGGGGTGTCCTACGCCCTGCTGCTCTGGCCGGACAGCGAGAAGGCGCCGCCGTACGTCGAGTTCGGCGAGGACGGCGGCGGCGACCGCACGACGACGTCGGCCACTCTGCACACGGCCACGGGCGGCACGGGTCCGCCGCACCTGCTCGGCGGCGACTTCTCCCAGTGGCACACGCTGGGCGTGGAGTGGACCCCCGGACGGCTCGACTACACCCTCGACGGGCAGGTCTGGGCGTCCGACATCGGCGCGGGCGTCCCCACCAAGCCGATGCACCTCGTGGTGCAGACCCAGACGTGGGACTGCGGCGTCCCCGACGTGCAGTGCCCCGACGCCACGACGCCCGCGACGACCGACCTCGAGGTCGACTGGGTGACGGTGCAGCCCTACCGCGGCGGCTGA
- a CDS encoding family 16 glycosylhydrolase has product MKSRRVRLAAVGGGLTAAVLVGVLGFREHALARFPGVDDPAHPSGMAPALDPDPRWTPVYVDDFTGTSPDGWYLYSGAPSSGPGGFWSPSHDIVQDGVLHLRTTYENGRWVSGGLARTAPKPLVYGKIQVRFRMAEARGVSYALLMWPDDEVWPPEIDFGEDGGGDRTMTTATLHHGPENSIEQHQLSGDFSQWHTLGIEWTPGRIDYLVDGHVWATDEGAAVPSVPMHLALQTQTWDCGLAYAQCPDSTTPAQTDLEVDWVTVQGYTGG; this is encoded by the coding sequence GTGAAGTCCCGGAGGGTTCGGCTGGCCGCCGTCGGCGGTGGGCTCACGGCGGCCGTGCTCGTCGGCGTGCTCGGCTTCCGCGAGCACGCGCTGGCCCGCTTCCCCGGCGTCGACGACCCGGCCCACCCCTCCGGCATGGCCCCCGCCCTCGACCCGGACCCGCGCTGGACCCCCGTGTACGTCGACGACTTCACCGGGACGTCGCCGGACGGCTGGTACCTCTACTCGGGGGCGCCCTCCAGCGGCCCCGGCGGCTTCTGGTCGCCCAGCCACGACATCGTGCAGGACGGCGTGCTGCACCTGCGCACGACGTACGAGAACGGGCGCTGGGTGTCCGGCGGGCTCGCGCGCACGGCGCCCAAGCCCCTCGTGTACGGCAAGATCCAGGTGCGGTTCCGCATGGCCGAGGCGCGCGGGGTGTCCTACGCGCTGCTCATGTGGCCCGACGACGAGGTGTGGCCGCCCGAGATCGACTTCGGCGAGGACGGCGGCGGCGACCGCACGATGACGACGGCCACGCTGCACCACGGGCCGGAGAACAGCATCGAGCAGCACCAGCTGTCCGGGGACTTCAGCCAGTGGCACACCCTGGGCATCGAGTGGACGCCGGGCCGCATCGACTACCTGGTCGACGGCCACGTGTGGGCGACCGACGAGGGCGCGGCCGTGCCGTCGGTGCCCATGCACCTGGCCCTGCAGACGCAGACATGGGACTGCGGCCTGGCCTACGCCCAGTGCCCCGACTCGACCACCCCGGCCCAGACCGACCTCGAGGTCGACTGGGTGACCGTGCAGGGCTACACCGGCGGCTGA
- a CDS encoding family 16 glycosylhydrolase: MPKGDLPGWTQIFADDFSKDAALGSFLSAYGTRWTAYPSPWKDTSGNGTYDPARTLSASNGLMDIWVHTVNGVHYVSAPMPKLPKMTYGRYSVRFQADSTPGYKVAWLLWPDSDSWPADGEIDFPEGDLSSTISAYAHYASSSGGQDAFELSTTFSGWHTSTVEWKPGKVVFYLDGKVIGTSTKLVPSKPMHWVLQTETRLSGGAPSNSASGHVRVDWVTAYSYTP, translated from the coding sequence ATGCCGAAGGGCGACCTGCCGGGCTGGACCCAGATCTTCGCCGACGACTTCAGCAAGGACGCGGCGCTCGGCTCGTTCCTGTCCGCCTACGGCACGCGCTGGACGGCCTACCCGTCGCCGTGGAAGGACACCAGCGGCAACGGGACCTACGACCCTGCGCGGACGCTGTCGGCGTCCAACGGCCTCATGGACATCTGGGTTCACACGGTCAACGGCGTGCACTACGTGTCGGCGCCGATGCCGAAGCTGCCGAAGATGACCTACGGGCGCTACTCGGTGCGGTTCCAGGCCGACTCGACCCCGGGGTACAAGGTCGCGTGGCTGCTGTGGCCGGACTCGGACTCCTGGCCGGCCGACGGCGAGATCGACTTCCCCGAGGGCGACCTGAGCTCGACCATCTCCGCCTACGCGCACTACGCCTCCTCGAGCGGCGGCCAGGACGCGTTCGAGCTGTCGACGACGTTCTCCGGCTGGCACACGAGCACCGTCGAGTGGAAGCCCGGCAAGGTCGTCTTCTACCTCGACGGCAAGGTGATCGGTACCTCGACGAAGCTGGTCCCGTCCAAGCCGATGCACTGGGTGCTGCAGACCGAGACCCGGCTCAGCGGCGGCGCGCCGTCGAACAGCGCGAGCGGTCACGTGCGCGTGGACTGGGTGACGGCGTACAGCTACACGCCCTGA
- a CDS encoding 4'-phosphopantetheinyl transferase superfamily protein, with product MGSTRVGVDLARASDVRESIAAFGDRYLRRVYTEHELAACTGAGQVAERGLAARFAAKEALLKALHVADAAIDWRDVEVRRTAGGWPELALHGGARRLAEDVGLLDASVSMTHDDDVAMAVVVAVCDPGVRRPDEPR from the coding sequence ATGGGCAGCACGCGCGTCGGTGTCGACCTCGCCCGGGCGTCCGACGTCCGCGAGAGCATCGCCGCCTTCGGGGATCGCTACCTGCGCCGGGTGTACACCGAGCACGAGCTGGCGGCGTGCACCGGTGCGGGGCAGGTCGCCGAGCGGGGGCTCGCGGCGCGCTTCGCGGCCAAGGAGGCCCTGCTCAAGGCCCTGCACGTGGCCGACGCCGCGATCGACTGGCGCGACGTCGAGGTGCGACGGACCGCCGGCGGGTGGCCCGAGCTCGCGCTGCACGGCGGGGCCCGGCGCCTCGCCGAGGACGTGGGTCTGCTCGACGCCTCGGTGTCGATGACCCACGACGACGACGTCGCCATGGCGGTCGTGGTCGCGGTGTGCGACCCCGGCGTCCGGCGGCCGGACGAGCCGCGCTGA
- a CDS encoding acyl carrier protein, whose protein sequence is MSATRTQDDQERGISPVDDTIRKVLADHGRLAVDAAGLDRHADLYEAGLTSHASVNIMLALEDAFDLEFPDRLLKKSTFSSIASIEDAITELSEGGS, encoded by the coding sequence ATGAGCGCGACCAGGACCCAGGACGACCAGGAACGAGGGATCTCTCCCGTGGACGACACGATTCGGAAGGTGCTGGCCGATCACGGCCGCCTCGCCGTCGACGCCGCAGGGCTCGACCGGCACGCGGACCTCTACGAGGCCGGTCTCACCTCCCACGCCAGCGTCAACATCATGCTGGCGCTCGAGGACGCCTTCGACCTCGAGTTCCCCGACAGGCTGCTGAAGAAGTCGACCTTCTCCAGCATCGCGTCCATCGAGGACGCCATCACCGAGCTCAGCGAGGGAGGGTCCTGA
- a CDS encoding acyl-CoA dehydrogenase codes for MTLDLDAPAAVDYRALARRIATEVAAPAAAEVDRDARFPHESFAALRAEGLLSAMIPVELGGAGATVSDMAAVTEELGMACASTGMVFAMHQIQINSLIRHGRSAALDELKREICRDQLLVASATTEVGIGGDVRSSSCHVQLEGDTFRVTKQAPVISYGEQADLLFLTARRNADSPPNDQVLTVMRIKDIELERVGEWNTLGFRGTCSPGFVVRGHGPADLILDDPYGDISARSMLPSAHILWGHLWFGMATQAVNQARAFVRAAARSKPGTVPPGAQRLAELMVVHQQMAELVRGAAARYEATYDDVDAQSSISFAVAMNSLKVSASSLLIDIVGKALVIVGIMGYREDSAYSLGRVLRDAWGAPLMVNNDRILGNNAQLLLVSKD; via the coding sequence ATGACCCTGGACCTGGACGCGCCCGCCGCCGTCGACTACCGCGCGCTCGCCCGGCGCATCGCCACCGAGGTGGCCGCCCCGGCCGCCGCCGAGGTGGACCGCGACGCCCGGTTCCCGCACGAGTCGTTCGCCGCCCTGCGGGCCGAGGGCCTGCTCTCGGCGATGATCCCGGTCGAGCTGGGCGGGGCCGGCGCCACCGTGTCCGACATGGCGGCGGTCACGGAGGAGCTCGGCATGGCCTGCGCCTCCACGGGCATGGTGTTCGCCATGCACCAGATCCAGATCAACTCCCTGATCCGGCACGGCCGCAGCGCCGCGCTCGACGAGCTCAAGCGCGAGATCTGCCGCGACCAGCTCCTCGTCGCGTCGGCGACGACGGAGGTCGGCATCGGCGGCGACGTGCGCTCCTCGAGCTGCCACGTGCAGCTGGAGGGGGACACCTTCCGGGTCACCAAGCAGGCCCCGGTGATCTCGTACGGCGAGCAGGCCGACCTCCTCTTCCTCACCGCCCGGCGCAACGCGGACTCCCCGCCGAACGACCAGGTCCTGACGGTGATGCGGATCAAGGACATCGAGCTCGAGCGCGTGGGGGAGTGGAACACTCTCGGCTTCCGGGGCACGTGCAGCCCGGGGTTCGTGGTGCGCGGGCACGGCCCGGCCGACCTCATCCTCGACGACCCCTACGGCGACATCTCGGCGCGGTCGATGCTGCCGAGCGCGCACATCCTGTGGGGGCACCTCTGGTTCGGCATGGCCACGCAGGCCGTCAACCAGGCCCGCGCCTTCGTCCGGGCCGCGGCGAGGTCCAAGCCGGGGACGGTCCCGCCGGGGGCGCAGCGCCTCGCCGAGCTCATGGTCGTGCACCAGCAGATGGCCGAGCTCGTCCGCGGCGCCGCCGCCCGCTACGAGGCCACCTACGACGACGTCGACGCGCAGAGCTCTATCTCCTTCGCCGTGGCGATGAACTCCCTCAAGGTGTCGGCGTCCTCGCTGCTCATCGACATCGTCGGCAAGGCGCTGGTCATCGTCGGGATCATGGGCTACCGCGAGGACTCGGCGTACTCCCTGGGCCGCGTCCTGCGCGACGCGTGGGGCGCCCCGCTGATGGTCAACAACGACCGGATCCTCGGCAACAACGCCCAGCTCCTGCTCGTGAGCAAGGACTGA
- a CDS encoding amino acid--[acyl-carrier-protein] ligase, protein MVDVTDHVAFRDRLVETGWLRRTAVDGVIARTQPFVRVERGIDALVTRTGADQDALVLRFPPVFPRESYLKTDYLASFPNLTGSVHTFEGTEREAAALLAQQEAGEDWGLSLVTTDLMLVSASCHPSYELFAGELGTDSVLLDIEGWCFRREPSPDPARAQSFRQREFVYIGTPDGALAHRDEWVKRGLSVLEQLELPATADIANDPFFGRAGRMLAANQREEALKIELLVPLYGPDEPGTALVSSNCHRDHFGVNFGITTPDGEVAHSSCVGFGIERMVVGLVRHHGPDLDSWPSGVREVLGL, encoded by the coding sequence ATGGTCGACGTCACGGACCACGTCGCCTTCCGGGACCGGCTCGTCGAGACGGGGTGGCTGCGCCGCACCGCCGTCGACGGCGTCATCGCCCGCACCCAGCCGTTCGTGCGGGTCGAGCGCGGCATCGACGCGCTCGTCACCCGTACCGGCGCCGACCAGGACGCGCTCGTGCTGCGGTTCCCGCCCGTGTTCCCGCGGGAGTCCTACCTCAAGACCGACTACCTGGCCTCGTTCCCCAACCTCACCGGCTCGGTGCACACGTTCGAGGGCACCGAGCGCGAGGCTGCGGCGCTGCTGGCCCAGCAGGAGGCGGGTGAGGACTGGGGGCTGTCGCTGGTCACCACGGACCTCATGCTCGTGTCGGCCTCCTGCCACCCGTCCTACGAGCTGTTCGCGGGCGAGCTCGGCACGGACTCGGTGCTGCTCGACATCGAGGGGTGGTGCTTCCGCCGCGAGCCCTCGCCGGACCCGGCCCGCGCGCAGTCCTTCCGGCAGCGCGAGTTCGTCTACATCGGCACGCCGGACGGCGCTCTCGCGCATCGCGACGAGTGGGTGAAGCGCGGTCTGTCGGTGCTCGAGCAGCTCGAGCTGCCCGCCACCGCCGACATCGCCAACGACCCGTTCTTCGGCCGGGCCGGGCGCATGCTCGCGGCCAACCAGCGCGAGGAGGCGCTCAAGATCGAGCTGCTCGTGCCGCTGTACGGGCCGGACGAGCCGGGCACCGCGCTGGTGTCCAGCAACTGCCACCGCGACCACTTCGGGGTCAACTTCGGCATCACCACGCCCGACGGCGAGGTGGCGCACTCGTCGTGCGTCGGCTTCGGGATCGAGCGCATGGTGGTGGGACTGGTCCGCCACCACGGGCCGGACCTCGACTCGTGGCCCTCGGGCGTGCGGGAGGTGCTGGGGCTGTGA
- a CDS encoding DUF1839 family protein, whose product MHSGTRTWTETNCYADVWIELLHDLGLDPVPAFVSALSADFQGDQWVFLKVETEDLRDLYGITVGEMNVWRPVRDHVVEQLAMGRRTTVEVDSWWLPDTAGVSYRLEHVKTTIVPTTVDVEGRRMRYLHSAGHHVLEGEDFDHVFDLRAGAGGPGLPPYMEVVRLDRLADPDDLPERTAALARRHVARRPDDNPVERLAARLVADLPWLREQGLETFHQYAFGMIRQCGVTAELAADVVDWLTEHGQGDLGRAASLFREASSSAKTLQFRVARAVSGRDMDVPALVRPVAEAWGAAMADVVAWAEPARGSA is encoded by the coding sequence ATGCACTCGGGCACCCGCACGTGGACCGAGACGAACTGCTACGCCGACGTCTGGATCGAGCTGCTGCACGACCTGGGGCTCGACCCGGTCCCCGCGTTCGTCTCCGCGCTCTCGGCCGACTTCCAGGGCGACCAGTGGGTCTTCCTCAAGGTGGAGACCGAGGACCTGCGCGACCTCTACGGCATCACCGTCGGCGAGATGAACGTGTGGCGTCCCGTGCGCGACCACGTCGTGGAGCAGCTCGCGATGGGCCGGCGCACGACAGTCGAGGTCGACTCGTGGTGGCTGCCCGACACCGCCGGCGTCTCCTACCGGCTCGAGCACGTGAAGACGACGATCGTGCCCACGACGGTCGACGTCGAGGGCCGCCGGATGCGCTACCTGCACAGCGCCGGCCACCATGTGCTCGAGGGCGAGGACTTCGACCACGTCTTCGACCTGCGCGCCGGTGCGGGCGGCCCGGGCCTGCCGCCCTACATGGAGGTCGTGCGCCTCGACCGGCTCGCCGATCCCGACGACCTGCCCGAGCGCACCGCGGCCCTGGCCCGTCGCCACGTGGCCCGGCGTCCGGACGACAACCCGGTGGAGCGGCTCGCCGCGCGGCTCGTCGCGGACCTCCCGTGGCTGCGCGAGCAGGGCCTGGAGACCTTCCACCAGTACGCGTTCGGCATGATCCGCCAGTGCGGGGTCACCGCCGAGCTGGCCGCCGACGTCGTCGACTGGCTGACCGAGCACGGCCAGGGCGACCTCGGCCGGGCCGCGTCGCTGTTCCGCGAGGCCTCCTCGAGCGCCAAGACCCTCCAGTTCCGCGTCGCCCGGGCGGTGTCCGGACGCGACATGGACGTGCCCGCCCTGGTCCGTCCGGTCGCCGAGGCCTGGGGCGCGGCCATGGCCGACGTCGTGGCGTGGGCGGAGCCCGCGCGCGGATCGGCGTGA